A DNA window from Allokutzneria albata contains the following coding sequences:
- a CDS encoding Rv0361 family membrane protein — MTYPPQQPYGGQPDPYNQGGQGQQPYGQQPPNTGGFNQPQDPYGQQAQQPGGYPGYQGQPGQPGQPGPYGYPPQGQPGPGGPQGPYGPPPGYEGYGTPPGSPKKRTGLIIGIIVAVVVLVGGGIGAYFLFSGSSPDAIAQRAAQLMTESFGKNVTEYPIEQFREGLCAKDMEVLQSSLEKEQKRQQTNTRTTTPRSTTASTARFVVKEVKVEGESGKAVIERTLSREGSEDKKQDYTYDLLTENGDWKICGIFKASDTPPPVPTAPSSRPRSSFSMPSFTMPSITMPSMPSFSFPSFPVPTS, encoded by the coding sequence ATGACCTACCCTCCCCAGCAGCCCTACGGCGGCCAGCCCGACCCCTACAACCAGGGTGGCCAGGGGCAGCAGCCCTACGGTCAGCAGCCGCCCAACACCGGCGGCTTCAACCAGCCTCAGGACCCCTACGGACAGCAGGCCCAGCAGCCCGGCGGCTACCCGGGTTACCAGGGACAGCCGGGTCAGCCCGGCCAGCCCGGTCCCTACGGCTACCCGCCGCAGGGCCAGCCCGGCCCCGGCGGCCCGCAGGGCCCCTACGGCCCGCCGCCCGGCTACGAGGGCTACGGCACCCCGCCCGGCAGCCCGAAGAAGCGCACCGGCCTGATCATCGGCATCATCGTCGCGGTGGTCGTGCTGGTCGGCGGTGGTATCGGCGCGTACTTCCTGTTCTCCGGCAGCAGCCCGGACGCCATCGCCCAGCGCGCGGCGCAGCTGATGACGGAGAGCTTCGGCAAGAACGTCACCGAGTACCCGATCGAGCAGTTCCGCGAGGGCCTCTGCGCCAAGGACATGGAGGTGCTGCAGAGTTCGCTGGAGAAGGAGCAGAAGCGCCAGCAGACCAACACCCGTACCACCACGCCGCGCAGCACCACGGCTTCGACCGCGAGGTTCGTGGTCAAGGAGGTCAAGGTGGAGGGCGAGTCGGGCAAGGCCGTCATCGAGCGGACGCTGTCCAGAGAGGGTAGCGAGGACAAGAAGCAGGACTACACCTACGACCTGCTCACCGAGAACGGTGACTGGAAGATCTGCGGCATCTTCAAGGCCAGCGACACTCCGCCGCCGGTGCCCACTGCCCCGAGCTCGCGGCCGCGGTCGTCGTTCTCGATGCCGTCCTTCACGATGCCGTCGATCACGATGCCGTCGATGCCGTCGTTCAGCTTCCCGTCGTTCCCGGTTCCCACCAGCTGA
- a CDS encoding Rv0361 family membrane protein yields MSTPPWQGEQPGQPPGTPPELGSRQPWGSVGMRWQHQPRQGDPPIGTYGVDHGARQRDPGGGDRRTWPWIAVGGAILAAGVAVTSVFVLNGSEKDDPRAVAEAYAAALSKADGSDRKLLCGKDRTALEAMDQVTKGLGELTKSLGLGGGPLTPESASVTSVTANGDTGTATVEMKVSGSSRPVTETYDLVTEDGGWRICGVTRGLGLLGNLGGLGGGR; encoded by the coding sequence ATGTCGACACCGCCTTGGCAGGGTGAACAGCCCGGGCAGCCGCCCGGGACCCCGCCCGAGCTGGGCAGTCGGCAGCCGTGGGGGTCGGTCGGCATGCGCTGGCAACACCAGCCACGGCAAGGGGATCCTCCGATCGGAACGTATGGAGTTGATCACGGAGCGCGACAGCGGGACCCCGGTGGCGGTGACCGCCGGACCTGGCCGTGGATCGCCGTCGGCGGTGCCATCCTGGCCGCCGGAGTGGCGGTGACCTCGGTGTTCGTGCTCAATGGCTCCGAAAAGGACGATCCGAGGGCGGTCGCGGAGGCCTATGCCGCCGCACTGTCCAAGGCGGACGGCAGTGACCGGAAGCTGCTGTGCGGCAAGGACAGGACTGCCCTGGAGGCGATGGATCAGGTGACGAAGGGACTGGGCGAGCTGACGAAGAGCCTCGGGCTCGGCGGCGGTCCGCTCACCCCGGAGAGCGCCTCCGTGACCTCGGTGACCGCCAACGGGGACACGGGAACGGCGACGGTGGAAATGAAGGTCAGCGGCTCCTCCCGGCCGGTGACCGAGACGTACGACCTCGTCACGGAGGACGGGGGCTGGCGGATCTGCGGTGTGACCAGGGGGCTCGGCCTGCTCGGCAACCTGGGTGGCCTGGGCGGTGGCCGCTGA
- the arc gene encoding proteasome ATPase: MQHDHPGSRPEQGGERKSGGSAAELSAQIRFLEDEVALLRRKLTESPRHVRLLEQRLAEASNRVSQLTERNTKLVETLKEARGQLLALREEVDRLAQPPSGYGVFLARHPDNTVDVFTSGRRMRVAVSPAVETDTLRQGQSVRLNEALTVVEGGDFERIGEVCTLRELLTTETDVDGATRALVVGHADEERVVLLAAPLLDAPLKPGDSLLVDSKAGYAYERVPKAEVEDLVLEEVPDVRYEDIGGLFRQIEQIRDAVELPFLHADLFREYELRPPKGVLLYGPPGCGKTLIAKAVANSLAKKVAAARGDTNSDQARSYFLNIKGPELLNKFVGETERHIRLIFQRAREKASEGTPVIVFFDEMDSIFRTRGSGVSSDVETTIVPQLLSEIDGVEGLENVIVIGASNREDMIDPAILRPGRLDVKIKIERPDAEAATDIFSKYLTDNLPIHEDDLAEFHGDKRACIDAMVQRTVERMYEESEDNRFLEVTYANGDKEVLYFRDFNSGAMIQNIVDRAKKSAIKSVLDLQQSGLRVQHLLDAIVDEFAENEDLPNTTNPDDWARISGKKGERIVYIRTLITGKNQETGRAIDNANNTGQYL, translated from the coding sequence ATGCAGCACGACCATCCCGGCAGCCGCCCTGAGCAGGGCGGCGAGCGGAAGAGTGGCGGCAGCGCGGCCGAGTTGAGCGCGCAGATTCGTTTTCTTGAGGACGAAGTGGCGCTGTTGCGCCGCAAACTGACCGAATCGCCCCGGCACGTCCGGCTGCTGGAACAGCGGCTGGCCGAGGCGTCCAACCGGGTGAGCCAGCTCACCGAGCGCAACACCAAGCTCGTGGAGACGCTCAAGGAGGCCCGGGGTCAGCTCCTCGCCCTGCGAGAGGAGGTGGACCGGCTCGCCCAGCCGCCCAGCGGCTACGGCGTGTTCCTGGCCAGGCATCCCGACAACACCGTCGACGTGTTCACCTCGGGCAGACGCATGCGCGTCGCGGTGTCCCCCGCGGTCGAGACCGACACCCTCCGGCAGGGGCAGTCGGTCCGGCTCAACGAGGCGCTGACCGTGGTCGAGGGCGGCGACTTCGAACGCATCGGCGAGGTGTGCACCCTGCGTGAGCTGCTCACCACCGAGACGGACGTGGACGGGGCGACCAGGGCGCTGGTCGTCGGGCACGCCGACGAGGAGCGGGTCGTGCTCCTGGCGGCCCCGCTGCTGGACGCGCCGCTCAAGCCGGGCGACTCCCTGCTCGTGGACAGCAAGGCGGGCTACGCCTACGAGCGGGTGCCCAAGGCCGAGGTCGAGGACCTGGTGCTGGAGGAGGTGCCCGACGTCCGCTACGAGGACATCGGTGGCCTGTTCCGGCAGATCGAGCAGATCCGCGACGCGGTGGAGCTGCCGTTCCTGCACGCGGACCTGTTCCGCGAGTACGAGCTGCGGCCGCCGAAGGGCGTGCTGCTCTACGGCCCGCCCGGGTGCGGCAAGACCCTGATCGCCAAGGCGGTCGCCAACTCGCTGGCCAAGAAGGTGGCCGCGGCGCGGGGCGACACCAACAGCGACCAGGCCAGGTCGTACTTCCTCAACATCAAGGGCCCGGAGCTGCTCAACAAGTTCGTCGGCGAGACCGAGCGGCACATCCGGCTGATCTTCCAGCGGGCCAGGGAGAAGGCCTCCGAGGGCACGCCGGTGATCGTGTTCTTCGACGAGATGGACTCGATCTTCCGGACCCGGGGCAGCGGTGTCAGCTCCGACGTGGAGACCACGATCGTGCCGCAGCTGCTCAGCGAGATCGACGGTGTCGAGGGCCTGGAGAACGTCATCGTCATCGGCGCCTCCAACCGCGAGGACATGATCGACCCCGCGATCCTGCGGCCGGGCAGGCTCGACGTGAAGATCAAGATCGAGCGGCCGGACGCCGAGGCGGCGACGGACATCTTCTCGAAGTACCTGACCGACAACCTGCCGATCCACGAGGACGACCTCGCCGAGTTCCACGGGGACAAGCGCGCCTGCATCGACGCGATGGTCCAGCGCACCGTGGAGCGGATGTACGAGGAGTCCGAGGACAATCGTTTCCTGGAGGTCACCTACGCCAACGGTGACAAGGAGGTCCTGTACTTCCGGGACTTCAACTCCGGCGCGATGATCCAGAACATCGTGGACCGGGCGAAGAAGTCCGCCATCAAGTCGGTGCTGGACCTGCAGCAGTCGGGTCTGCGCGTGCAGCACCTGCTCGACGCGATCGTGGACGAGTTCGCCGAGAACGAGGACCTGCCCAACACGACCAACCCGGACGACTGGGCCAGGATCTCCGGCAAGAAGGGCGAGCGCATCGTCTACATCCGCACCCTGATCACCGGCAAGAACCAGGAGACGGGTCGGGCGATCGACAACGCCAACAACACCGGTCAGTACCTCTAG